A window of Selenomonas ruminantium subsp. lactilytica TAM6421 contains these coding sequences:
- a CDS encoding DUF4127 family protein, with amino-acid sequence MLVMVSMVMLGAMPQGQARHKDVQVEKILYIPHDNRPISDKQTAEVAEKLGYEVIVPPDELLGNREDLGHPGALWDWLTVHSADAKAAVISSDSLLYGSLVGSRKHEYSKEEVLERAAKFKQFRKENPKLPVYVFGSIMRTPRNGEASGHEEPAYYRNYGADIFRYTVLEDKEEVEGLSRREQKEKAFLTELIPRKDLQDWLGRREKNFAANKELINLSRKKVFDYLALGRDDNAPYSRTHLESRHLAEAGKDLDKTRFQAMAGIDETGILLLTRAINNLKKEVPFVYTKYNWGRGEFTVPAYSDEKISASIASAITAAGGMPVTSPERADLVLMVNTNPNGKTYEANDRSNDGDDREGTKYFADLVSEYVDKGYPVGIADIAYANGSDNALMEELKKRSLLFKLKAYAGWNTPTNSTGFAIGEGMLTQKMKRADVDALLLTRYLDDWAYQANVRNTIARQLSWLRGDGVYGSLDAKKEAVSQRTQTMLRRFIDSNLPHLTTLEDIEVYFPWNRMFEADIRHSEHKEIHFFK; translated from the coding sequence ATGCTTGTAATGGTATCCATGGTGATGCTGGGGGCTATGCCACAGGGGCAGGCTCGCCATAAAGATGTGCAAGTAGAAAAGATTCTTTATATTCCTCATGATAACCGGCCCATTTCTGATAAACAGACTGCGGAAGTGGCGGAAAAACTCGGCTATGAGGTGATTGTTCCTCCAGATGAGCTGTTGGGCAACCGGGAAGATCTGGGGCATCCCGGTGCGTTGTGGGATTGGCTGACGGTTCATTCGGCAGATGCCAAGGCTGCAGTCATATCCTCGGACTCCCTGCTCTATGGCAGTCTGGTGGGATCCCGCAAACATGAATACAGCAAGGAAGAGGTGCTGGAGCGGGCGGCAAAGTTCAAGCAGTTCCGCAAGGAAAATCCCAAACTGCCTGTCTATGTTTTCGGTTCGATCATGCGCACGCCCCGGAACGGTGAAGCTTCCGGTCATGAGGAACCGGCCTACTACCGCAATTACGGTGCCGATATCTTCCGTTATACGGTGCTGGAGGATAAGGAAGAGGTAGAAGGCCTTTCCCGTCGGGAACAGAAGGAGAAGGCTTTCCTGACAGAGCTTATTCCCAGGAAGGATCTGCAGGATTGGCTGGGACGCCGGGAAAAGAACTTTGCAGCTAATAAGGAGCTCATCAATCTTTCCCGTAAAAAGGTGTTTGATTATCTGGCTTTGGGTCGTGATGACAATGCGCCTTATTCGCGGACACATCTGGAAAGCCGTCATCTGGCAGAAGCGGGCAAGGATCTGGACAAGACACGGTTCCAGGCCATGGCTGGCATTGATGAGACGGGGATACTGCTTTTGACACGGGCCATCAATAATCTGAAAAAAGAGGTGCCCTTTGTCTACACCAAGTATAATTGGGGCAGAGGGGAATTTACAGTACCGGCTTACTCGGACGAGAAGATCAGTGCCTCCATCGCGTCGGCCATCACGGCGGCGGGCGGCATGCCTGTGACCAGCCCGGAACGGGCGGATCTGGTGCTGATGGTAAACACAAATCCCAACGGCAAGACCTATGAGGCCAATGACAGGTCAAATGATGGGGATGATCGGGAAGGTACGAAATACTTTGCCGATCTGGTCAGCGAATATGTGGACAAGGGGTATCCGGTAGGCATTGCGGATATTGCCTATGCCAATGGCAGTGATAATGCGCTGATGGAGGAACTCAAAAAGCGCAGCCTGCTCTTCAAGCTGAAGGCCTATGCCGGTTGGAACACGCCCACTAACAGCACCGGCTTTGCCATCGGTGAGGGCATGCTGACGCAGAAGATGAAGCGGGCTGATGTGGATGCCCTGCTGCTGACGCGCTATCTGGATGATTGGGCCTATCAGGCCAATGTCCGCAATACCATTGCCCGCCAGCTTTCCTGGCTGCGGGGAGATGGCGTCTATGGCAGCCTCGATGCCAAGAAGGAAGCGGTGTCACAACGCACCCAGACCATGCTGCGCCGCTTTATTGACAGCAATCTGCCGCATTTGACCACGTTGGAAGATATCGAAGTTTATTTTCCCTGGAATCGGATGTTTGAAGCGGATATCCGGCATAGTGAACATAAAGAAATTCATTTTTTCAAGTAA
- the deoD gene encoding purine-nucleoside phosphorylase — MATPHIAAEKGEVAERILLPGDPLRAKFIAENFLEDVKQYTSVRNILGFTGKYKGVPVSVQGTGMGMPSISIYVHELIHHFGCKKLFRVGTCGGMHPDVKLRDVLIAQAASTDSSMIRNIFGGNINYCPIADYELLSKAVANSKKLNLHATVGNIISVDRFYDEEIDNEKLRKYGILAVEMEAAALYTLAAEAHVQALALFTVSDHLLTGEACTAEERQTTFNDMIKIALETAIED, encoded by the coding sequence ATGGCAACTCCTCATATTGCTGCTGAAAAAGGCGAAGTAGCAGAACGCATTCTGCTCCCTGGCGATCCCCTGCGGGCAAAATTCATTGCGGAAAATTTCCTCGAGGATGTAAAACAGTACACCTCCGTACGCAACATCCTGGGTTTCACGGGCAAGTACAAAGGCGTCCCCGTTTCCGTACAGGGTACTGGCATGGGCATGCCCTCCATCTCCATCTATGTGCATGAGCTCATCCATCACTTTGGCTGCAAGAAGCTCTTCCGCGTCGGCACTTGCGGCGGCATGCACCCCGATGTGAAACTGCGCGATGTGCTGATTGCTCAGGCTGCCAGCACGGATTCTTCCATGATCCGCAACATCTTCGGCGGCAATATCAACTACTGCCCCATTGCTGACTATGAGCTGCTCTCCAAAGCTGTAGCCAACAGCAAGAAACTCAACCTGCATGCCACGGTGGGCAATATCATCTCCGTGGACCGTTTCTACGATGAAGAAATCGACAACGAAAAACTTCGTAAATACGGCATCCTCGCTGTCGAAATGGAAGCAGCAGCCCTCTACACGCTGGCTGCCGAAGCCCATGTTCAGGCCCTGGCCCTCTTCACCGTCAGCGACCATCTCCTGACCGGCGAAGCCTGCACGGCCGAAGAACGCCAGACCACCTTCAACGATATGATCAAGATTGCTCTGGAAACCGCTATCGAAGACTGA
- a CDS encoding ROK family transcriptional regulator: MKNSITPYEIRQTNRQRIFQYIYQKQNVSQQDIAYDLHLSRPTITTNLTDLKEEGLVNEAGQIDSESAGRKPSAYAVNPQHRVSIGVELLSHQVKTIAIDLYGHRISYNTFQLDFEHNDAYFQKVCAHILQFKDNCQLTDVQILGIGFAMQGLIAPDGEKVIYGKIQDCTGLEISSLTKYLPYPCRFIHDASSAAIAELWASPSLQDAFYLSLSRHLGATMILNRRIVSGLHGHNATIEHIQMDPQGELCYCGKRGCLETLCSLRALHHDLDQLDSFFTQVRNADLKAQEIWISYLKNLARAINILHLIYDKDIILGGYLAPYLQQADLNYLYKEIAAQTPFAEEWDFLQISKMPEHNITIGAALPYIQKYLEHI; encoded by the coding sequence ATGAAGAACAGCATCACCCCTTATGAAATCCGCCAAACCAATCGTCAACGCATCTTTCAATACATTTATCAGAAACAGAATGTCTCCCAACAGGATATCGCCTATGACTTGCATCTGAGCCGGCCCACCATCACCACTAACCTGACGGATCTGAAAGAAGAAGGACTTGTCAATGAGGCAGGACAGATCGACAGCGAATCAGCCGGCCGCAAACCCAGCGCCTATGCGGTCAACCCCCAGCACCGGGTAAGTATTGGTGTTGAGCTGCTGAGCCATCAGGTCAAAACCATTGCCATTGACCTTTACGGACACAGAATCAGCTACAACACTTTCCAGTTGGATTTCGAACATAACGACGCATATTTCCAAAAAGTCTGTGCGCACATCTTACAATTCAAAGACAACTGCCAATTGACCGATGTGCAGATTCTCGGCATTGGTTTTGCCATGCAGGGTCTGATTGCACCAGATGGAGAAAAGGTCATCTATGGCAAGATCCAGGACTGCACCGGTCTCGAAATTTCCTCCCTAACGAAATATCTGCCCTATCCCTGTCGTTTCATCCATGATGCCAGCAGCGCAGCTATCGCAGAACTTTGGGCTTCGCCCTCCCTCCAGGATGCCTTTTATCTCTCCCTGAGCCGTCATCTGGGCGCCACGATGATCCTGAACCGCAGGATTGTCTCCGGCCTCCATGGACACAATGCCACGATCGAGCACATCCAAATGGATCCCCAGGGCGAACTCTGCTACTGTGGAAAGCGTGGCTGCCTGGAAACCCTCTGTTCCCTGCGTGCCCTTCACCATGATCTGGATCAGCTTGACTCCTTCTTCACGCAAGTGCGCAATGCCGACCTGAAGGCGCAAGAAATCTGGATTTCCTATCTAAAGAATCTGGCGCGTGCCATCAACATACTCCATCTGATCTACGACAAAGACATCATTCTTGGCGGCTATCTGGCACCCTATCTACAGCAGGCAGACCTCAACTATCTATATAAGGAAATTGCTGCCCAGACACCTTTTGCCGAGGAATGGGATTTCCTGCAGATCAGCAAAATGCCCGAACACAATATCACCATCGGCGCAGCTCTTCCCTATATCCAAAAATATCTGGAACATATCTAA
- a CDS encoding OFA family MFS transporter: MRNRWLIALAAVGIHISIGSVYAWSVLTRPIMAEMGFTLAETTWTFSLAILFLGMSAGFLGRFVEKHGPKKSGLLSMMFFGSGMFGTALALHLHSLPLLYLFYGVIGGIGLGVGYITPVSTLVKYFPNHRGFATGLAIMGFGFAALIAGPVMQYLTAQFGLVENFLILGTVYMVLIGASALYLKPPVMPEGSTAVKKLQHGVTAAEAIKTWQFGALWWVFFVNITCGIGLLAVASPMAQQVTGMDAAQAASMVGIIGLLNGGGRILWSTLSDYLGRGLTYMAFFALEVGAFWLLAGTRDAMLFQMLVFLIISCYGGGFSCMPAYLSDIFGTRELSAIHGRVLTAWGMAGVVGPTIVSWFWEHTHSYADTLYFFAACFVLNLLIASALKLYGNSAAASVKIAQPHS; this comes from the coding sequence ATGCGGAATCGTTGGCTGATTGCTTTGGCTGCAGTGGGGATTCATATTTCCATTGGCAGCGTCTATGCCTGGAGTGTACTGACCCGGCCAATCATGGCGGAGATGGGCTTTACCCTGGCGGAGACGACCTGGACTTTTTCCCTGGCAATCTTGTTCCTTGGCATGTCGGCAGGCTTTTTGGGGCGGTTTGTGGAAAAGCATGGCCCGAAGAAAAGCGGCCTGCTCTCCATGATGTTCTTTGGTTCGGGGATGTTTGGCACGGCGCTGGCACTCCATCTGCACAGTCTGCCGCTGCTTTATCTCTTCTATGGCGTAATTGGCGGTATCGGCCTGGGCGTCGGCTATATCACACCGGTATCTACTTTGGTCAAGTATTTCCCGAACCATCGTGGTTTTGCTACGGGGCTGGCCATTATGGGCTTTGGTTTTGCAGCCTTGATTGCCGGGCCGGTCATGCAGTATCTGACGGCGCAGTTTGGTCTGGTGGAAAATTTCCTGATTCTCGGTACGGTCTATATGGTGCTGATTGGCGCCTCGGCCCTGTATTTGAAGCCGCCGGTCATGCCGGAGGGAAGCACGGCGGTGAAAAAGCTCCAGCATGGGGTTACGGCAGCTGAGGCCATCAAGACCTGGCAGTTCGGGGCTCTCTGGTGGGTGTTTTTCGTCAACATCACCTGCGGCATTGGCCTGTTGGCTGTAGCTTCGCCCATGGCCCAGCAGGTCACGGGCATGGATGCAGCCCAGGCAGCTTCCATGGTGGGCATTATCGGTTTGCTCAACGGCGGCGGCCGCATCCTCTGGTCCACCCTTTCTGATTATCTGGGGCGCGGTCTTACCTATATGGCGTTCTTTGCCTTGGAGGTCGGGGCCTTTTGGCTGTTGGCAGGTACCCGCGATGCCATGCTCTTCCAGATGCTGGTGTTTTTGATTATCAGCTGCTATGGCGGTGGCTTTTCCTGCATGCCGGCTTATCTTTCGGATATCTTTGGCACCCGGGAGCTCAGCGCCATCCATGGCCGGGTGCTTACGGCCTGGGGCATGGCCGGCGTTGTGGGGCCAACCATTGTCTCGTGGTTCTGGGAACACACCCATAGCTATGCAGACACCCTCTATTTCTTTGCAGCCTGTTTTGTGCTGAATCTCTTGATTGCTTCGGCACTGAAACTTTATGGCAATTCGGCAGCAGCATCCGTAAAGATTGCGCAGCCTCATTCCTAA
- a CDS encoding NAD(P)/FAD-dependent oxidoreductase — translation MADRKPRIVIVGAGFGGVKLAKLFSKENVDITLVDRHNYHLFQPLLYQVSTAVLSTDEIAYPIRTFFRKNKNVEFFMAKALGVDQQRNILLTNHGEIEYDYLILAAGATTNFFGMTEVEQHSFGMKSLQEALHIRNHVLHMFERANKSKDPEERRKMLSFVIVGGGPTGIEEAGAISELIGIQKKEFHNLDFSEVTVKLIEATPNVLPMMPQNLRDHTVEVLRSKGVEVLLNTQVTGYDGHVIKLKNGEEIPTSTLIWAAGVKAVPFIENCGGEVDRAGRVIVDEKLRVNGSQNVFAIGDCANFCHGTERPLATVAPVATQEAVVAHENIMRLIRGQQELKTFVYKDLGAMATIGRGQAVVAKTSMNPEMTGFIAWCAWMFIHLIRLAGTHTNITVAIKWTWNLLSGTRLGRIITNIKI, via the coding sequence ATGGCAGATAGGAAACCGCGTATAGTGATTGTGGGCGCTGGGTTCGGTGGCGTCAAATTGGCAAAGCTGTTTAGCAAGGAAAATGTGGATATTACCCTGGTAGACCGCCATAATTACCATTTGTTTCAGCCACTGCTGTATCAGGTGTCTACGGCGGTATTGTCCACGGATGAAATTGCCTATCCTATCCGCACGTTCTTCCGTAAGAACAAGAATGTGGAATTCTTTATGGCCAAAGCACTGGGCGTTGACCAGCAGAGAAATATCCTGCTGACCAATCATGGGGAAATCGAATACGATTATCTGATCCTGGCAGCTGGTGCAACCACGAATTTCTTTGGTATGACGGAAGTGGAACAGCATTCCTTTGGCATGAAATCCCTGCAGGAAGCTTTGCATATTCGCAATCATGTGCTGCATATGTTTGAGCGTGCCAACAAGAGCAAGGACCCGGAAGAACGCCGCAAGATGCTGAGCTTCGTCATCGTGGGCGGCGGCCCCACCGGCATTGAAGAGGCGGGCGCTATTTCGGAATTGATCGGCATCCAGAAGAAGGAATTTCATAATCTGGATTTCAGCGAAGTTACCGTCAAGCTGATCGAAGCTACGCCCAATGTCCTGCCTATGATGCCGCAGAATCTGCGCGATCATACGGTGGAAGTCCTGCGCAGCAAAGGCGTGGAAGTGCTGCTGAATACGCAGGTAACAGGCTACGACGGACACGTCATTAAGTTGAAGAACGGGGAAGAGATCCCCACCAGCACACTGATCTGGGCGGCTGGTGTCAAGGCTGTGCCCTTCATCGAAAACTGCGGCGGGGAAGTAGACCGGGCCGGTCGCGTTATCGTCGATGAGAAACTGCGCGTCAATGGCAGCCAGAATGTCTTTGCTATCGGTGACTGCGCAAACTTCTGCCATGGCACGGAACGGCCGCTGGCAACGGTGGCGCCGGTGGCTACCCAGGAAGCCGTGGTGGCTCATGAGAACATCATGCGCCTGATTCGCGGGCAGCAGGAGCTCAAAACCTTCGTGTATAAGGATTTGGGAGCTATGGCTACCATTGGGCGTGGGCAGGCCGTTGTGGCCAAGACCAGCATGAACCCGGAAATGACCGGCTTTATCGCTTGGTGCGCTTGGATGTTCATCCATCTGATCCGCTTGGCTGGTACCCATACTAATATCACCGTGGCCATCAAGTGGACGTGGAATCTGCTGTCCGGCACGCGGTTGGGACGTATTATTACGAATATCAAAATCTGA
- a CDS encoding SDR family oxidoreductase — protein MGIIEKMKLTGKKGFVTGAARGIGKCTATAFAEAGADVAIVDLDIETAKRTAAEIAEKTGRKVIAIQTDCTDKDQVEAMVQEVVEKLGGLDFCHNNAGICINAPAEEMSYEQWLKVININLNGIFLTDIAAGKYMLAHGGGSIINTASMSAHIVNVPQPQCAYNASKAAVIQLTKSLAIEWGKKKVRVNSISPGYIATELTMNSPTLIPLIEQWNAMAPMGRMGKPEELEAICVYLAGDASTFTTGTDVIVDGAFTCF, from the coding sequence ATGGGGATCATCGAAAAAATGAAATTGACGGGCAAAAAGGGGTTCGTTACGGGGGCTGCAAGGGGGATCGGAAAATGTACGGCAACAGCCTTTGCTGAAGCTGGTGCTGATGTGGCGATCGTAGATCTCGATATCGAGACTGCTAAGCGCACTGCTGCAGAAATTGCAGAAAAGACGGGACGTAAAGTCATTGCCATCCAGACGGATTGCACGGACAAGGACCAGGTTGAGGCAATGGTGCAGGAAGTGGTCGAAAAACTCGGAGGATTAGATTTCTGCCATAATAATGCAGGAATCTGCATCAATGCTCCGGCAGAGGAAATGAGCTATGAACAGTGGCTCAAGGTCATCAACATCAATTTGAATGGCATCTTCCTGACGGATATCGCTGCGGGAAAATATATGCTGGCTCATGGCGGCGGTTCTATCATCAATACGGCATCGATGTCAGCGCATATCGTCAATGTGCCGCAGCCGCAATGTGCCTATAATGCATCGAAGGCTGCTGTCATTCAGCTGACGAAATCCTTGGCCATCGAATGGGGCAAGAAGAAAGTGCGGGTCAACAGCATCAGCCCCGGATATATCGCAACGGAACTTACGATGAATTCGCCGACCTTGATTCCCTTGATTGAGCAATGGAATGCGATGGCACCGATGGGACGTATGGGGAAACCGGAAGAATTGGAAGCCATCTGTGTCTATCTTGCCGGTGATGCCAGCACATTCACCACAGGTACGGATGTGATTGTCGATGGTGCATTCACTTGCTTCTGA
- a CDS encoding methyl-accepting chemotaxis protein, with translation MGLKQKFMALSGLMGLLLAVVSIVGYFMASSALQESVDSELRTTIAKEANELNGWLREKKAFGVATTNHMTSLNGNFAVMHTQETLGTTVSDKEILEMTAGTEDGWFSGFYSGENTGKKDPRQRPWYKDAKAHDKTVFTEAYIDANTNKLVVSVASPIKANGQFVGATCVDLALDVLTEQANDMKYHGEGVGIIVESNGNILATSGAGEPMKNLKEIDGLGSHFDEMVKKGEGYFEVTINGEDKVFAYQTVPETGWIMGISVPYDFVFAPLQKLKIVFAVLTLAGLALSVFICLTFAGRITTPIAGLEAHAVQLADGNLHMENLPVTSNDEIGSLTRAFNTMSGNLRNLISKMAATSEQVAASSEELTANAQQSAEASVHVAETVGEVSMNMEEQLHNIDNAKSNVDSVYEDVTSMAEKARTVTETSGRTAEAAHKGASLMETAVKRMGNIEKSVLASADVVQKLGENSSQIGQIVEAISSIAEQTNLLSLNAAIEAARAGEHGRGFAVVAEEVRKLAAESQDSAEQIKERIMSIQNDTYEAVKAMQAGTDEVKSGTAAIREVGEQFEGILTMVNGIKTQMDEINGSVEVVAAGAGNIVNAVDSIDSISRKTSENTQTISAATQEQSASNEEIAAASQALANMATDMQAAIGKFKL, from the coding sequence ATGGGATTGAAACAAAAATTTATGGCCTTGTCGGGACTTATGGGCTTGTTGCTCGCGGTGGTGTCGATTGTCGGGTATTTCATGGCCAGCTCTGCATTGCAGGAGAGTGTGGACAGTGAATTGCGGACGACCATTGCCAAAGAGGCGAATGAGCTGAATGGCTGGCTGCGGGAGAAAAAAGCTTTTGGTGTGGCCACGACGAATCATATGACCAGCCTGAATGGCAATTTTGCTGTTATGCACACGCAGGAGACTTTAGGAACCACGGTTTCCGATAAGGAAATCTTAGAGATGACTGCGGGAACGGAGGACGGCTGGTTCTCTGGTTTCTATTCCGGAGAGAATACTGGGAAGAAGGACCCGCGTCAGCGCCCTTGGTACAAAGATGCCAAGGCACATGACAAGACCGTTTTTACCGAGGCTTATATCGATGCCAATACCAACAAGCTGGTCGTATCGGTCGCTTCGCCAATCAAGGCCAATGGTCAGTTCGTGGGTGCTACCTGTGTGGATCTGGCTTTGGATGTGCTTACGGAACAAGCTAATGATATGAAATATCATGGTGAAGGTGTGGGCATCATCGTGGAATCTAACGGCAATATCCTGGCTACGTCTGGGGCTGGCGAGCCGATGAAGAATCTTAAGGAAATTGATGGTTTGGGCAGTCATTTTGATGAGATGGTCAAGAAAGGCGAAGGCTATTTTGAGGTGACCATCAACGGTGAGGATAAGGTCTTTGCCTATCAGACGGTGCCGGAAACGGGTTGGATCATGGGGATTTCTGTGCCCTATGATTTTGTTTTTGCGCCGTTGCAGAAGTTGAAGATTGTCTTTGCGGTGCTGACGCTGGCTGGGCTGGCCTTGTCTGTATTTATCTGTCTGACCTTTGCCGGACGGATCACGACACCGATTGCGGGACTGGAAGCGCATGCTGTCCAGCTGGCAGATGGCAATCTGCATATGGAAAATCTGCCGGTTACCTCTAACGATGAGATTGGTTCACTGACGAGGGCATTCAATACGATGAGCGGCAATCTGAGGAATCTGATATCCAAGATGGCGGCGACCAGTGAACAGGTGGCGGCTTCCTCGGAGGAACTTACAGCCAATGCCCAGCAGTCTGCCGAGGCTTCTGTCCATGTGGCTGAAACCGTGGGTGAAGTTTCCATGAATATGGAAGAGCAGCTGCATAATATCGATAATGCCAAATCCAACGTGGATAGTGTATATGAAGATGTGACTTCCATGGCAGAAAAGGCACGTACGGTTACCGAAACTTCGGGACGTACAGCAGAAGCTGCGCATAAAGGTGCATCTTTGATGGAAACTGCAGTCAAACGTATGGGCAACATTGAGAAAAGTGTGCTGGCTTCGGCTGATGTGGTGCAGAAGCTGGGCGAAAACAGCAGTCAGATCGGGCAGATTGTCGAGGCGATTTCCTCCATTGCTGAGCAGACGAATCTCTTGTCGCTCAATGCGGCGATTGAAGCTGCCAGAGCTGGTGAGCATGGTCGGGGCTTTGCGGTAGTAGCAGAGGAAGTCCGCAAGCTGGCCGCCGAATCCCAGGATTCAGCCGAGCAGATCAAGGAACGGATCATGTCCATCCAGAATGACACCTATGAGGCTGTCAAGGCCATGCAGGCCGGGACGGATGAGGTGAAGAGCGGTACCGCTGCCATTCGGGAGGTGGGTGAGCAGTTTGAAGGTATCCTCACCATGGTCAACGGTATCAAGACGCAGATGGATGAGATCAATGGTTCGGTAGAGGTAGTGGCCGCAGGTGCTGGCAATATCGTCAATGCGGTGGATTCCATTGATAGCATCAGCCGCAAGACCTCGGAAAATACCCAGACCATTTCGGCGGCGACGCAGGAACAGTCAGCGTCTAATGAAGAAATCGCTGCAGCCTCTCAGGCCTTGGCGAATATGGCTACGGATATGCAGGCAGCCATTGGCAAATTCAAATTGTAA
- a CDS encoding DUF2225 domain-containing protein: MGEFTFTVEKQCPICGESTRVVKTKSKLSVERTDEDFCVHYKGFNPYLYKIWFCEKCGYAADEKTFLGSMPVVHKRKIKEFLDKKKLGMEFVEVRRVPDAVAAYKLAIFYAEMTDQPLAKQAGMYLGLAWIYRYSAEKDKEMEMLQQAADLYDKSLMTERYPQNGMSDDMALYLVGAIYVRMQNYEKATQYISRLIGDQGLRERDIHLYKQARDLWQTIREDKEDAK; encoded by the coding sequence ATGGGAGAATTTACGTTTACCGTTGAGAAGCAATGTCCGATCTGCGGAGAATCAACCCGCGTGGTGAAGACAAAATCCAAGCTCAGTGTGGAACGCACCGATGAAGATTTCTGCGTCCACTACAAGGGGTTCAATCCTTATCTTTACAAGATCTGGTTCTGTGAGAAATGCGGTTATGCCGCTGATGAGAAGACCTTTTTGGGCTCTATGCCTGTAGTACATAAGAGGAAGATCAAGGAATTTCTGGATAAGAAAAAACTGGGTATGGAATTTGTGGAGGTACGGCGGGTGCCGGATGCGGTGGCGGCATATAAGCTGGCTATTTTTTATGCAGAGATGACGGATCAGCCGCTGGCCAAACAGGCCGGGATGTATTTGGGGCTGGCTTGGATCTATCGCTACTCAGCAGAGAAAGATAAAGAGATGGAGATGTTGCAGCAGGCAGCGGATCTCTATGATAAATCTCTGATGACGGAACGTTATCCCCAGAATGGCATGAGCGATGATATGGCCTTGTATCTTGTGGGGGCGATTTATGTCCGGATGCAGAATTACGAAAAGGCTACCCAGTATATTTCCCGCCTGATTGGTGATCAGGGGCTGAGGGAAAGGGATATCCATCTTTATAAGCAGGCGCGGGATCTATGGCAGACCATCCGCGAGGACAAGGAGGATGCTAAGTGA